Part of the Solanum pennellii chromosome 10, SPENNV200 genome is shown below.
tgaaaatgctaaacatgATGGAGTTATACGAATTCTTATATATAAGATCGCATTAgcaactccaataatttttatttcgcttgctttatagcatacgtttagtagcatttatgcaattagtgtctctattgatgatcaacatatcaccaatatacaaacaaacaatgaccttatgattttaatgtggacacatttatcacttccatcattcttcaatccatttgctgacatggtttgatcaaattatgtcgttgtttgggtgcttccataatgtgacttaacaagttcacacactttcttttatttaccaggaATCAGAAAACCCTCGGGTtattccatgtaaatttcttcctccaattctacatttaagaaagtttcttttcacattcatttgatgaatttggaggtcatataccacactaataatttttgcatctgaatggatgtaattctaattactaacgagtatatatatcgacaagatcaaaaccttaatttttttgtctaaagcctttgacacaaagtctcgctttatatttttcaacagttccatcaactgttatttttcttctaaagattcactttgaacccaaaggttcattttcttgaagaagattaattaacttccaatattatttattgacaccatctttccaaagaataagtctacagaagacacaagaaatgttacaaaatcatattcggATGATGTAAATTTCCTTTAACATTTACTaagcctctgaatctctttattaagtacattatccttttcatttcctaggccttttagacccttctctagactactcaagtctaattttacagtccatAGTCATAGgttctattttaattcttttaggaataggaacttggactttgactagatacccccacactttgaaatatttcaagttggatttccttcctttccatttctcatatggaaaagattgtatttAGATCAAACAAAATcactttctttctaaaaagaaaactttttgTTAATTGCTTTTGCGAtaaggatagttcctccacacaagttttgtgtaaatacaaacttataaataatgcatccttcatttctttcaacgttcgatttttcattagattgaggtgaatatggcagtagtttgatggatatttcactttccaaacatatttttgCACAGTGAGATTTATATtctccattcttatcacttcttatatttttttacactgattttcaacttcgatattacattgtctggacatttctattgcttcatccttaacattcagcaaatagacatagtcatttctaatgcaattctcaataaaagtaacaaatacttttttccaccatgagatggtgttaacttcatatcacaaatgtcagtgtaaatcaattctaagggattagaattcATTTCAACAGATTTAAAGAATgctcaacatacttagattccacaaaaacttgacattttttatttattgcacttaaagttaggcaaaacttctaagttgatcagtttttcttacaagattttgtaattgacatgcccaagtgttcatgtcacaaacattgactcaagcaagtaagaacaaatataAACATTGAGTTCGAAAAGCTCTTCGCGAGGTAGCTTTttcctcactaatattttgttcctatttcttacaattttgtatgatacaaacattgtttagattgtcaaatgtcctttttcagaaggacatttccttaactttcaatatgattgttatagaactatccatgaacaaagtttcatcgggttcaataaaggcaatatagtccaaatgttatttttataaaaatataacaaatgactattcatcaatattcatgtctatgcaaatacttttattataatagacatatcttttcatgaaaaatcacaacattttaagtgatattttttttcacaaaagaacacaattattttgaacaagtatatatataatttggatgtttcatactagtcacactatatactagtaatagagaaactcaacaaccacaataccaaatatacccaagaattttgtgggtataacataatacaaaagtatcattgaatttcatatcttttgcttcaaagttaaattagtcacaaagtctaatcataagcaaatcacccccacatttcaaatgtgatctcaaaattatttttcaagtatttgaaaatagtttttccacatattttaatgttggaaacattattctacgaaagaattatagtgctgcaattctctttgacaatgtttacacaatgtcaaagttcattccatagagatacaaaatcacaaattctaagtcactggtatttttcctctatcataaatagacataccacttagtattttaaatactaacaataagaacaaaaaaaattgtacaatttatttctattataaaaaatcaaaagtacaacactgacttattatatgaagttttcacattcttcaaaccaattgcatagtccaatttatccagagtataaaatcacaaaagtTTTTTgtctacaaaaatcagacacactaacatttcttatggagtacaaaactacaaaagtcttttttttctccaaacaaaataacacatattctttatcacatagaaatgttattcttatcaaatagtcttccaactataacattttgatatactattttatcaaacaaaaatatgcatctctcatttttgcaaactaaagaattttaaaagcaacaatatttgcaaagtaaaattcattccacaacatatggTTTGCAGATCTTTTTTCaaagatacacataataaaaaaaataaaaaatcaaagatgataactcttagaaagtattttcctccttagataattgaataagaaggttacctggtaatctttaaatagaatatcataaaaaatttctgttacattctcacttcgacctTGCTAAACAAAGCAACGAATCCTGGAGAAGTAATGtatttatcttctacttccatgatcagattctctcaataatacaaaaaatactaacagtatattaatttctttaagattgttgttcatcttgtattccaaacatacttagaacaaaactttgaacatctttgtaagacaacaaagtttaagaacattttctagttgtaaaaatgttcttaaactttgttgtcttataAAGATGTTTAAAGTTTtattctaagtatgtttggaatacaagatgaacaacagtAGATTGATCAGCAAAGATAAATAGGCAAATCGATAGCTGAAATTAAATTTGTCTCAACAAGTCGTATAGAAAAAGACTACATGATTTTGGTCCTTTTGTAACATTATTACTGCAAAGTTTGTTCATTTTGTTCTGATTCTTATCTGTCTCATATTGTAGTGAAGAAAACTCTCTCACGACTGCTGAGGAAGCATAATCATGAGTACTGTTAAAGTTTGATTGTGCCTCTATTCTAGcgtttcaatttttctttagtttttttcttctaaaaagtGACTTGTACTCCAGATTTAAATGAAAGTTTAATACTTCTTTTAAGAGTGATAGTCTCTCCTTTGGTGAATGTTCTTGGATAATTTATCAGTAGACATTTTCCACTAAGCATGTTTgctaaattaaatttttgagtttgagtgaaaaaccttttttttcctGTGCCTGCATTTATTCTTTTTGCTTATTGCTCTAGCCTcactagatatatatatttgctttTTGTTTACATTCATTTTATGTCCAGGTCATATCACATGTTTTGAGTATTCAGTTTGCttatatatttaaaactaataatatGAAGAATACATATAAAGTGTTGTAAAGTTTGAGTGCCACGTGGGCCCCAAACATTAAAAGAGTTGCATCACTTGTGCAAATCATCACTTGGTCAATAATAGGCCAAAGTTATACATCACTTGTGCAAGATACCCCATTAGAGGTATACATCACTTGGCCAATAATAGGCCAAAGTTATACATTAGTACATTAAGCTCATGGCTATAAATAGCCACTTTACGTAtcgatacatatatataaattacattattttcttatcATTTTTCACTTGTTTCCTTTTAGTTCACTAATATTAAGTTACTTAGCAGTCATTTTATAAAACGTTATCATTTCAAGTAAAGACTTTAAAAGCCTTGGAGGtataaatttccttttcttaatAATGTCTAATCTCtctaaacttgaatttcttgctcTAGACATATCGAGAAAAATCTATCTATCATGGGTACTCGATGCAGAAATTCGTCTTGATGCGATGGGTCTAGCAGACACcatccaagaaaataatcaagcatCTAATCAAAACCGTGCTAAGGCGATGATATTTCTCCGTCATCACCTTGATGAAGGtttgaaaatggaatatctcaCTGTTAAGGATCCTCTGGTGTTGtggaacaatttaaaagatagataTGACCACCTGAAGTTGGTCGTCTTTCCACAGGCATGTTATGACTGGATCCACttgagacttcaagattttaaatctatcaGTGAGCATAACTCTtcaatgtttaaaattatctcacaattataattatgtggagaaaataTCACTGACCATGATATGCTGGAGAAAACGTTTTCCACTTTCCCTGCCTCGAGTATGCTTCTGCAGCAGCAATACGAGAAATGggatttaaaaatatattccgAATAAATTTCACATCTCCTTGTTGCTGAACAACAGAATGACTTACTGATGAAAAACCATGAAAGTCGAGATACTGGTTCTATGCCATTTCCTGAAGTAAATACGACAAACTTTTACCAATCTAGGTGTGAAAAAGGTCGTGGCCCCAGTCGTGGCCGTGTTCGTGGTCGAAGAAGAAATTTCAATCATGCTGATCGTCTTGCACTAAATAATAACCTTCAACACCAGCAGtgtaaaaagaagaatgaaaaacatgatgtagtgcagaagaaaaattcagaCAACAAATGTTATCGATGTGGAGGAAAAGGACATTGGTCACGTACCTGTCGTACGCCAAGGCAACTGGTTGAGCTATATCAAGCTTCGCTGAAGGAGGTGAAAAATTACACAGAATCCAACTTTATCTCGGAAGATACTATTGAACCCATGCATCTAGATGTAGCGAATTTCTTTGAGAATCCCGAAGGAAAGATAGATCACCTGATAGGTGATGGATCTGCgataatgtaaatatatttcattttcgtcGTTTGTctagtatgaatatgttttcctAGACTTGTAAGGAACTAAAATGTTGTGTaatgttttttttagtaataatattataatgtttatttcatttatatcttTTGTCTTGAAGAGTATATGGATACCTCAATGATCAATCATGAAGATATTTGTGTAATTGATAGTGGAACAACGCACGCCATATTGAAAGATGAGAAATACTTCTCCTACTTGCTTAGAAGAAATGCAAAAGTTACTACAATTTCTggtaattcaaacttaatagaaGGCTCCGGAAGAGCTACTATATTTCTGTCTAAGGGGACAAAACTTGTCATAGAAGATGCATTGTTCTCTTCTAAATCCCCAAGAAAcctgtt
Proteins encoded:
- the LOC107001350 gene encoding uncharacterized protein LOC107001350, with the protein product MSNLSKLEFLALDISRKIYLSWVLDAEIRLDAMGLADTIQENNQASNQNRAKAMIFLRHHLDEGLKMEYLTVKDPLVLWNNLKDRYDHLKLVVFPQNDLLMKNHESRDTGSMPFPEVNTTNFYQSRCEKGRGPSRGRVRGRRRNFNHADRLALNNNLQHQQCKKKNEKHDVVQKKNSDNKCYRCGGKGHWSRTCRTPRQLVELYQASLKEVKNYTESNFISEDTIEPMHLDVANFFENPEGKIDHLIGDGSAIM